In Acidobacteriota bacterium, the DNA window GCGTCCCCTCGGGATGGCGCGTGATTATCTTCGAGGACGACCGTTTCGGCGGCGACCGTCTGGAGATCGTGGGACCCGAACGCATCAGCGACCTCAAGCGCCAGCGTCCCGGCGGAGGCGACTGGGGAGACCGCATCAGTTCCATCGACGTTGAGCGCCTGCGCCGCTTCGACGCTTCCATCCCCCGCGAGTGCAACAACTACCCCATGCTTTTCGAGGACGACTCCTTCCGTGACCGCTCGGTGCGTCTCGACCGCGACTACAACGACCTCCACAACCTGGGCATTGGCGACGACGCCTCATCGGTGTGCGTCCCCCGCGGCTGGACGGTGGAGCTTTACGAAGACAAGCATTTCCGCGGCGACCGCCTGGTGATCTACGGCGAGAACTACATCGCCGACCTCAAGCGCGACCGTCCCGACGGACGCGACTGGGGCGACCGCATCAGCTCGGCCCGCGTCTACCGCGACGACCGCCGCCGCCCCGGCAACCGTCCCGGAGGCTATCCCCCCAACCGCTACCCTGACCGCGACCGCGAATACGAAGGGCGCTATCCCCCGCAGGAGACCGGCCGCTACGACCCCGACAACCGCTACCCTGACCGCAACGACCTCTGCTCGGCCTACCCAGTGGCCTACTTGGATGACGGCTTCCGCGGCCGCGCCATCCCTTTGCGCGACTCCATCGCCGACCTCCACCGCCAGGGCTACGGCGACGAGATCAGCAGCATCTGCGTCCCCCGAGGCTGGCGCGTCGTCCTCTACGAACACGCCAACTTCCGGGGCAACCGCCTCGACATCGTGGGACGCGACCAAATAGAAAACCTCCGCAACGCCCGCTCCGACAACTGGAGCGACCGCGCCAGCTCCCTCCGCGTCTACGCGCCATGATCGTCAGCTAATTAGATCAACTGTCGAGTTTGCGTCGACCTTGCAGATCAATCAATCTGGTAGGAGGTAGGCTGGCGCCTACCCCCTCCCAACAGAACGGCGCCCAACCCCGCAGGTATTCATTGAGGTCGTGGATGATCTGGCGCATGGACAGGGGATTGTTCCAAGTGACCGAACGTCCAAGCCGATGAATAAGCCCCCACCGTTCGAGCGCGAAAAGCGTAATGACCCCCAGGGTGAATCGGCTGAAGCAGTTTGGCCCGCCTAGGTCGCCCCCGGGGCCTGGACTATGATTTCGTCAAAGGATTCCTCGGCGAACTCGCCTCTTTCGATCTGTTCGGCCCCGATCGCCACGGGTTGGCGGAGCCGGTCAAGCTTGTAGCGCGGTTCACTTCCTCGACTGATCTTCGATGGTCACTGTCGTCCTCATGGTGGCATCATAGCATAGGCTCTGGAGGCATCAAAGCATCAATAACAGGTATTGGGTTGCCTGGTGAGGTGGTGTGCCAGTTGACCGCACGAAGCGTAGTAGGGGATGCTATACGGCCAAGACGGCTGCTCCGGGGTCGAGGCCGTCCCATCCCACGACGCTGGCCACGAAGGAGGTGGGGCGGTCGGGGAAGGGATGGATCTCGACGATGATCCGGTCCTGCAGCCCGGTAGGTGCGGTTGAGATGGTCAAGTCGCGGGTAAACGTCCGCAGGTCGATGCGGGTGATCAGGCCTCCCACCATGCCAGCATAAAGGTAGCGTTCGTCTGTCGTGACGGCCAGCGTCCATGCCTCGGCTTCCAAGGGCAATGAAGCTCCGATGGCTCCAGAGAGGGGGTTGACGGCAGTAACGCTGCGGGGATATTGCGCCGCTCTCTCGGCTACCGCTACGTAAAGCTGGTTGCGGCTTGGGGAATAGGCCATGGCGGCGCTGTCGAGAGGCACTGTCCGGACCGCTTGGGCCGCCAGCGGCGCCAGCCATGCCCACACTCCCGCGGACACGACAATGGCTTTTAGTTTCATGGGGGTGCTAAGAGCGTCGATGGGGCGGTCAGGACAACCGCCAAGGCATGCGAAGCGAACTTCCTCCTCGTCTCGTTCATGCGTCCTCTAACCGGACGCCAAGACGAATACCCGCATATTATCGCTGAACTCGATCCAGCCTTGCAAGAGAACTCCCATTAATTCTCATTCTCATTCATCAATTCGCCACGGCGCTACGGCTGAACAGGTTGCAGGGGGTTGACGTGGAGGATGCCGGGGAATCGCTTAAAGTCGTTGTCCGCGGAACTGACCTCGTGTCCGTGTTCGAGAGCCAAAGCCGCGATATGAGCGTCGGAGGTCAGATTGCCCGACGTCCCCGTTGTCCTGATCAGGTTACGGAGGACTTGCCAGTGACCGGGTCCGGGTGCGACTGCCTCCACGAAGGGCTGTTTCAGCCAAGAGTCGACGTACTCCAAAGCCTCTTCCGCTTGGAGGGGGCGGCGCATGACCCGCGGATGAGTCGTGATTCGCAAGAAGGCCAGGATCACCACCCAGGGCAGACCGATCGGCTCGGTTCCAGAGAGGGCGCTTTCAAGCCATTGCTTGGCAGCTTGGTGGTGAGGCGAGTCTGAATCGACGGCGTAAATGAGGAGATTGGCGTCCAGAAGTTTCACTTTCGCATCCGAAGTTTGGCGGCGATTTCTTCGTCTTCCAGTTCGCCGGCGAGCCGCAAAGCGTGGTCGAGGTCAATTCCCGGCCGCACTCCGCCCAACGAGGACGGCTTAAGCTTGTATGGCTTGGGTTGGGGCAGATCCCCGCGAGCGCCCAAGCCGGCCCTGATGGTCTCGTTCACGACATCCTTGAAAGACCGCCCTGATTCATAGGCGATTCTGCGCAGAGCCTGCGCCAACTGATCTTCGATGGTCAACGTCGTCCTCATGTTCGCATCATAGCATAGTCTCCCAAGGCATCAAGACATCAATTGTCTGCTCAGCGTTTGGGCCAAATGATCGTCAATCGTCAGCGTCGTCCTCATATAGGCACCATACCGAACCGAATCAAAGGCCCTACTCGTCGGAGCCTGGGAGGTGAGTGTCCACGTCCATTCTCTGGTGAAGAATGCGGGCGACTGCGATGCCCGACTCCTCGGGCCGGTAGAAGATGAGATGCTCTCGGATTGGGAAGCTGCGAAATCCCGGGCGCACTTCGTCGCGTGAGCGTCCCAGTGCGGGTGTCGAGGCCAGCATCTCGAAGGACTTTTTCAGGTCAGCGACGTAGGCCTCCGCTTGCCGCCCGCCCCAAGTCGTTTCGGTGTAGTGCCAGATGGATTGCAAATCCGCCTTGGCCGCGGATGCCAGGCGGTACCTAGACATCCTTCATCCGCTTGGCCTGGGCTATGATCTCGTCAAAAGATTCTTCGGCGAACTCTCCCCTCTCGATCTGGTCCGCCCCGACCGCTACGGCCTCGCGAAGCCTTTCCAGCTTGTAGCGGTTCAGTTCTTCAGACTGGATCAGATGCCTCAAAGCCTCACGCACAACCTCACTGGCATTGTTGTACATTCCCGACTTGACCTTGTCGCGGACAGCTTTCTCCAACTCGGGAGTCAGGGAAACATGCATGCCTCGATTCTGGAGGAAGCGTACAAACTTTGTCAAGCCTTGGTCATTTCCCCGAACACTTCGTTCCGATGAAGGCGATGGGTACGGAGATCCAGACTTCTGGGACACACTTCGCAAGGTGGGGTTAGAGGGACGGCGGGGACAGGCCTGGGAGTTCGACCCCGAAGTAGGCTTCGATCTCGGCTTTGAGGCCGGCGGCGTAGGCTCCGGACCAGGCCTTAATAACCTCCCCGTCGCCGGATACCACGATGGTTCGCGGGGTGCCGCCTAGTTTGTAGCTTTCCATCACGAACTCCGGCATGTCGACCAGGACGGGGAAG includes these proteins:
- a CDS encoding beta/gamma crystallin-related protein — encoded protein: MTRINFPRLTFLALILIALTIPAQAQYGYDRDCNRYPVLFEDDGFRGNALPVERSISDLHDVDFGDEASSLCVPSGWRVIIFEDDRFGGDRLEIVGPERISDLKRQRPGGGDWGDRISSIDVERLRRFDASIPRECNNYPMLFEDDSFRDRSVRLDRDYNDLHNLGIGDDASSVCVPRGWTVELYEDKHFRGDRLVIYGENYIADLKRDRPDGRDWGDRISSARVYRDDRRRPGNRPGGYPPNRYPDRDREYEGRYPPQETGRYDPDNRYPDRNDLCSAYPVAYLDDGFRGRAIPLRDSIADLHRQGYGDEISSICVPRGWRVVLYEHANFRGNRLDIVGRDQIENLRNARSDNWSDRASSLRVYAP
- a CDS encoding type II toxin-antitoxin system VapC family toxin — encoded protein: MKLLDANLLIYAVDSDSPHHQAAKQWLESALSGTEPIGLPWVVILAFLRITTHPRVMRRPLQAEEALEYVDSWLKQPFVEAVAPGPGHWQVLRNLIRTTGTSGNLTSDAHIAALALEHGHEVSSADNDFKRFPGILHVNPLQPVQP
- a CDS encoding DUF2191 domain-containing protein — encoded protein: MRTTLTIEDQLAQALRRIAYESGRSFKDVVNETIRAGLGARGDLPQPKPYKLKPSSLGGVRPGIDLDHALRLAGELEDEEIAAKLRMRK
- a CDS encoding type II toxin-antitoxin system RelE/ParE family toxin codes for the protein MSRYRLASAAKADLQSIWHYTETTWGGRQAEAYVADLKKSFEMLASTPALGRSRDEVRPGFRSFPIREHLIFYRPEESGIAVARILHQRMDVDTHLPGSDE
- a CDS encoding type II toxin-antitoxin system ParD family antitoxin; this translates as MHVSLTPELEKAVRDKVKSGMYNNASEVVREALRHLIQSEELNRYKLERLREAVAVGADQIERGEFAEESFDEIIAQAKRMKDV